One genomic segment of Pseudomonas fortuita includes these proteins:
- a CDS encoding helix-turn-helix domain-containing protein: MSHHLFHRKSPAPDTSAGQHLRHLRQQAGLSQLALSLLAGVSQRHLSCLETGRAKASPGTLHALLSALGAPLEHCNEVFIAAGYAPRYAASPLDAPELALVHAAIEHILQANNPAPAIVIDSNWQVIAANASTGLLLAMVGVAAQAAPGLNLLDTLLRPGGLGDHLANAQEIRAVAWQRASREAVGNPTLAEHLRNLPTPANPEQAAGIAPVLLTRVSTPYGELRFLSTFTTFGMPLDITVESLRIEHLIPADPQTRQRMQAAFDQWSAVTA; this comes from the coding sequence ATGAGTCATCATCTGTTCCATCGCAAAAGCCCTGCGCCGGATACTTCGGCAGGCCAGCATCTGCGTCACTTGCGCCAGCAGGCCGGGCTCAGCCAGCTGGCGCTTTCGCTATTGGCTGGCGTATCGCAGCGCCACCTGAGCTGCCTGGAAACCGGGCGCGCCAAGGCCAGCCCTGGCACCTTGCATGCCCTGCTTTCGGCCCTTGGCGCGCCACTGGAGCACTGCAACGAAGTGTTCATTGCCGCCGGGTACGCGCCCCGCTACGCGGCCTCGCCGCTCGACGCGCCTGAACTGGCATTGGTGCATGCCGCCATCGAACACATCCTGCAGGCGAACAACCCTGCACCTGCAATCGTCATCGACAGCAACTGGCAGGTCATCGCTGCCAATGCCAGTACCGGCCTGCTGTTGGCGATGGTGGGTGTTGCGGCGCAGGCGGCGCCTGGCCTTAACCTTCTGGATACACTGCTGCGCCCTGGCGGCCTGGGCGATCATCTGGCCAATGCGCAGGAAATTCGTGCCGTTGCCTGGCAACGTGCATCCAGGGAGGCAGTGGGCAACCCGACGCTGGCAGAACACTTGCGCAATCTTCCAACCCCGGCCAACCCAGAGCAGGCGGCAGGTATCGCGCCCGTGTTGCTGACCCGCGTGAGCACCCCCTATGGCGAGCTCAGGTTCCTGTCGACCTTCACCACCTTCGGCATGCCGCTGGATATCACCGTGGAATCACTGCGGATCGAGCACCTGATCCCCGCCGACCCACAAACCCGGCAGAGGATGCAGGCGGCGTTTGATCAATGGTCGGCGGTTACAGCGTGA
- a CDS encoding iron-containing alcohol dehydrogenase, translating into MSLINYITQIQFDIGAIALLPAECERIGITKPLIVTDRGVRAAGIVDTALNTFADSAAQLPIYDGTPPNPNETAVREAVAMFKECGCDGIIAIGGGSAIDLAKGVAVCARHDGPLKNFAVIEGGLARITPATAPVIAVPTTAGTGSEVGRGAILILDDGRKVGVISPHVVPKAAICDPALTLGLPAQLTAATGMDAIAHCLETFMAPAFNPPADGIALDGLWRAWRFIESATRDPQNLEGRINMMSASLQGALAFQKGLGCVHSLSHALGGINPRLHHGTLNAIFLPAVITFNRKAATMLNEHKMARIAQAMGLADENQIEQAIRDMTRALGLPTGLRELGVSEEQYPRIIQGALADHSHRTNPREASAEDYQGLLEASM; encoded by the coding sequence ATGTCCCTGATCAACTACATCACCCAGATCCAGTTCGATATCGGCGCCATTGCCCTTTTGCCTGCGGAATGTGAGCGCATTGGTATAACCAAGCCTTTGATCGTGACCGACCGTGGCGTGCGCGCTGCCGGTATCGTCGATACGGCGTTGAACACCTTTGCCGACAGCGCTGCCCAACTGCCGATCTATGACGGTACCCCACCCAACCCCAACGAGACCGCGGTGCGCGAAGCCGTGGCCATGTTCAAGGAGTGTGGCTGTGACGGCATCATCGCCATCGGCGGCGGCTCGGCGATCGACCTGGCCAAAGGTGTGGCCGTGTGTGCCAGGCACGATGGGCCATTGAAAAACTTTGCGGTGATCGAGGGTGGCCTGGCGCGAATCACGCCGGCAACCGCGCCGGTGATTGCCGTGCCAACCACGGCAGGGACGGGCAGCGAGGTAGGGCGGGGCGCCATCCTTATTCTCGACGACGGGCGCAAGGTGGGCGTGATTTCGCCCCATGTGGTGCCCAAGGCCGCCATCTGCGACCCGGCGCTGACCCTTGGCCTGCCTGCACAACTCACCGCTGCCACCGGGATGGATGCGATTGCTCACTGCCTGGAAACGTTCATGGCGCCTGCATTCAACCCACCTGCAGACGGCATCGCCCTGGACGGCCTGTGGCGCGCTTGGCGCTTTATCGAAAGCGCTACCCGAGACCCGCAGAACCTCGAAGGCCGTATCAACATGATGAGCGCTTCGCTGCAAGGTGCACTGGCCTTCCAGAAGGGCCTGGGCTGCGTGCACAGCCTTAGCCATGCATTGGGCGGGATCAACCCGCGCCTGCACCATGGCACCCTCAACGCGATTTTCCTGCCTGCTGTCATCACCTTCAACCGCAAGGCCGCAACTATGCTGAACGAGCACAAGATGGCGCGTATCGCCCAGGCGATGGGGCTGGCAGACGAAAACCAGATCGAACAGGCCATCCGCGACATGACCCGCGCGTTGGGCCTGCCGACCGGCCTGCGCGAACTGGGTGTCAGCGAAGAGCAGTACCCACGCATAATCCAGGGCGCGTTGGCCGATCACAGCCATCGGACCAACCCGCGTGAGGCGTCTGCCGAGGACTACCAGGGGTTGCTTGAAGCGTCGATGTAA
- the pstS gene encoding phosphate ABC transporter substrate-binding protein PstS, producing the protein MKRLMKSAALAVAVSLCATSAAFAAENVRLTGSGASFPAPIYLTWFKDFSKNTAGVTVDYQSKGSGAGVQDFLNKTVDFAASDSAMSEADIAKVGEGVQLLPMTAGEIVLAYNLPGNPKGLKLPREVYSNIFLGKITQWNDPQIAAANPELKLPATPITVVVRADSSGTTAVFTKHLSAINADFKQGLGEGNTVNWPATDKFIKSPKNDGVTATVRQTPGAIGYIEYGFAKLAKVDFAVLQNKAGQYVVPNAESGAEALAAVNMPENLVAWLPDPDGAKSYPITSYTWMIFRKDNGNPAKAKAMREMVEYSLTKGQTIADSMGYIPLPASVVDQVRKASANIQ; encoded by the coding sequence ATGAAACGCCTGATGAAGTCTGCTGCACTCGCCGTTGCGGTCTCCCTTTGCGCCACTTCGGCAGCCTTTGCTGCAGAAAACGTTCGCCTGACAGGTTCCGGCGCCAGCTTCCCTGCACCGATCTACCTGACCTGGTTCAAGGACTTCAGCAAGAACACTGCTGGCGTCACCGTTGACTACCAGTCCAAGGGCAGCGGGGCGGGCGTTCAGGACTTCCTGAACAAGACCGTCGACTTCGCCGCCAGCGACTCGGCCATGAGCGAAGCAGACATTGCCAAGGTTGGCGAAGGCGTGCAGTTGCTGCCAATGACCGCCGGTGAAATCGTCCTGGCCTACAACCTGCCGGGCAACCCTAAAGGGCTGAAGCTGCCGCGCGAGGTGTACTCCAACATCTTCCTGGGCAAGATCACCCAGTGGAACGACCCGCAAATCGCCGCGGCCAACCCTGAGCTGAAACTGCCAGCTACCCCGATCACTGTGGTCGTGCGTGCCGACTCCAGCGGTACCACTGCGGTCTTCACCAAGCACCTGTCGGCCATCAACGCTGACTTCAAGCAAGGGCTGGGTGAGGGCAACACCGTCAACTGGCCGGCCACCGACAAGTTCATCAAATCGCCGAAGAACGATGGCGTAACCGCCACCGTCCGCCAGACCCCGGGCGCCATCGGCTACATCGAATACGGCTTCGCCAAGCTGGCCAAGGTCGACTTCGCCGTGCTGCAGAACAAAGCTGGCCAATACGTCGTGCCAAACGCAGAGAGCGGTGCCGAAGCACTGGCTGCGGTAAACATGCCGGAAAACCTGGTGGCCTGGCTGCCTGACCCGGACGGTGCCAAGTCCTACCCGATCACTTCCTACACCTGGATGATCTTCCGCAAGGACAACGGCAACCCGGCAAAAGCCAAGGCCATGCGTGAAATGGTCGAGTACAGCCTGACCAAAGGCCAGACCATCGCCGACTCGATGGGTTACATCCCGCTGCCTGCGTCGGTTGTCGACCAGGTGCGTAAAGCGTCTGCCAACATCCAGTAA
- a CDS encoding 2-keto-4-pentenoate hydratase, giving the protein MNSSLFVPQRTAALLLQHWRSGELLTELPASLRPETLKQGYDSQDQFFAAAAGQRAGWKLGVGSPAGMRAANLSRPLIGQLEAKRCHADGVHIELPAVTPVTIECEIAFVLDRDIPPQAGRLPASEDIRATCVTFEVVRSRFVDRKRVGWPSFVADNVGFEALVVGNSLGAGINVPLLADLAETTEVYVDGELRARGLSGDAATDPLVSLAHLYAHAAERGQTLKAGDVVTTGAMCQPFDLNQTGHQVSARFLGQALSFTL; this is encoded by the coding sequence ATGAACAGTTCGCTTTTCGTACCCCAACGTACCGCGGCCCTGTTGCTGCAGCACTGGCGCAGCGGTGAATTGCTGACGGAACTGCCTGCCAGCCTCAGGCCCGAAACCTTGAAACAAGGCTATGACAGCCAGGATCAGTTCTTCGCCGCCGCCGCTGGTCAGCGTGCCGGGTGGAAGCTGGGTGTCGGCAGCCCCGCAGGCATGCGTGCGGCCAACCTGTCCCGGCCGCTGATTGGCCAACTGGAAGCAAAGCGCTGCCACGCGGATGGCGTGCACATCGAACTGCCGGCCGTGACCCCTGTGACCATCGAATGCGAGATCGCCTTCGTGCTTGACCGCGATATCCCCCCGCAAGCGGGACGCCTGCCGGCCAGCGAGGATATTCGCGCAACCTGCGTCACTTTCGAGGTGGTGCGCTCACGCTTCGTCGACCGCAAGCGCGTCGGCTGGCCAAGCTTCGTGGCGGACAACGTGGGCTTTGAAGCGTTGGTCGTGGGCAACAGCCTTGGGGCAGGCATCAACGTACCCTTGCTTGCAGACCTGGCCGAGACCACCGAGGTGTACGTAGATGGCGAGTTACGCGCCCGCGGCTTGTCTGGCGATGCTGCGACCGACCCGCTGGTGTCGCTGGCCCACCTGTATGCCCATGCTGCCGAACGCGGCCAGACATTGAAGGCAGGTGATGTGGTGACCACGGGGGCCATGTGCCAGCCGTTCGACCTGAATCAAACAGGCCATCAGGTTAGCGCCAGGTTCCTTGGCCAGGCGCTGTCGTTCACGCTGTAA
- the pstB gene encoding phosphate ABC transporter ATP-binding protein PstB — MVNEATPIVMDCKLDKIFYGNFMAVRDSHVPIRKNEITGFIGPSGCGKSTVLRSLNRMNDLVKGFRFEGHVHFLGQDVYGKGVDPVVVRRYIGMVFQQPNPFSMSIFDNVAFGLRLNRYKGDLGDRVKHALQGAALWDEVKDKLKVSGLSLSGGQQQRLCIARAIATEPEVLLLDEPCSALDPIATRRVEELMVELKKDYTIALVTHNMQQAIRVADTTAFFSVDISQGSRTGYLVEMGPTAQIFQNPREQLTSDYISGKFS; from the coding sequence ATGGTCAATGAAGCCACCCCGATCGTCATGGACTGCAAGCTGGACAAGATTTTCTACGGCAACTTCATGGCCGTGCGTGACAGCCATGTGCCGATCAGGAAGAACGAGATCACCGGCTTCATCGGGCCGTCGGGCTGCGGCAAGAGTACCGTGCTGCGTAGCCTCAACCGCATGAATGACCTGGTGAAGGGCTTCCGGTTTGAAGGCCATGTGCACTTCCTGGGCCAGGATGTCTACGGCAAGGGTGTTGACCCGGTGGTCGTGCGCCGCTACATCGGCATGGTATTCCAGCAGCCCAACCCGTTCTCGATGAGCATCTTCGACAACGTCGCCTTCGGCCTGCGCCTGAACCGCTACAAGGGCGACCTGGGTGACCGCGTGAAGCACGCCTTGCAAGGCGCCGCGCTGTGGGACGAAGTGAAGGACAAGCTCAAGGTCAGCGGCCTGTCGCTGTCCGGCGGCCAGCAGCAGCGTCTATGCATTGCCCGGGCCATCGCCACCGAACCGGAAGTGCTGCTGCTGGACGAACCCTGCTCGGCACTCGACCCGATTGCCACCCGTCGCGTGGAAGAGCTGATGGTCGAGCTGAAGAAGGACTACACCATTGCCCTGGTCACCCACAACATGCAGCAGGCGATTCGTGTGGCGGACACCACGGCGTTCTTCTCGGTCGATATTTCCCAGGGCAGCCGCACCGGTTACCTGGTCGAGATGGGCCCTACGGCGCAGATTTTCCAGAACCCACGCGAGCAACTGACCAGCGACTACATCAGCGGCAAGTTCAGCTGA
- a CDS encoding porin yields MHNNNKHLPPRFLAAAIASFSALGLSGVAEAEIMLYDKDQTTFSTDGYINAFYVNSKVDREGEQFDRRQSRVKMGFLPNYLGFNMGKQVDDLKLGARASFWVTINDSETNGTDTAIDVRQFYGTVANPAWGEVLIGKDFGLFARSNILLDELLAGYGQVSDTLGLVDGGGVSFGNIGSGYPYPFPTSQITYRTPVMDGLRVAVGIMDPVDTNDSSPTGKAYQENPRTESEITYQFDLGGAQIYSWVNGSYQTSDNTDSTVKSVTSKGVGYGVQAKMGGWSLTGSGFQAKGINPFFTNNAGEPVLRNVDSDGYLLQGSYTFGKNRVALSYGKTKDDGNGAVGSGADYETRGVALFHDVNDNLKLVAEYNQFSIDGHDTRAQNEDTDTFAVGAVLTW; encoded by the coding sequence ATGCACAACAACAATAAGCACCTGCCGCCTCGTTTCCTCGCAGCCGCCATCGCCAGCTTTTCTGCCCTGGGCCTGAGCGGCGTCGCCGAGGCCGAGATCATGCTGTACGACAAGGACCAGACAACGTTTTCCACCGACGGTTACATCAATGCTTTCTACGTCAACAGCAAGGTCGACCGTGAGGGCGAACAGTTCGACCGCCGCCAGTCGCGGGTGAAAATGGGCTTCTTGCCTAACTACCTGGGCTTCAACATGGGCAAGCAGGTGGATGACCTGAAGCTCGGCGCGCGTGCCTCGTTCTGGGTAACCATCAACGACAGTGAAACCAACGGCACCGACACCGCCATCGACGTGCGGCAGTTCTACGGCACCGTGGCCAACCCCGCGTGGGGCGAGGTGTTGATCGGCAAGGACTTCGGGCTGTTTGCCCGCTCCAACATCCTGCTGGACGAGCTGCTGGCAGGGTATGGCCAGGTCAGCGACACGCTGGGGCTGGTGGACGGCGGCGGGGTGTCGTTCGGCAACATCGGCAGTGGTTACCCGTACCCGTTCCCCACCTCGCAGATCACCTACCGCACCCCGGTGATGGACGGCCTGCGAGTAGCAGTGGGCATCATGGACCCGGTAGACACCAACGACAGCAGCCCGACCGGCAAGGCCTACCAGGAAAACCCGCGCACCGAAAGCGAGATCACCTACCAGTTCGACCTGGGCGGGGCGCAGATCTACAGCTGGGTCAACGGCAGCTACCAGACCTCGGACAACACCGATTCGACGGTGAAGTCCGTCACCTCCAAAGGTGTCGGCTATGGCGTGCAGGCCAAGATGGGGGGCTGGTCGCTGACCGGCTCGGGGTTCCAGGCAAAGGGTATCAACCCGTTCTTCACCAACAACGCTGGCGAACCGGTGTTGCGCAATGTCGACAGTGACGGCTACCTGCTGCAGGGCTCGTACACGTTCGGCAAGAACCGCGTGGCGCTGTCCTATGGCAAGACCAAGGACGATGGCAATGGCGCGGTGGGCAGCGGGGCAGACTATGAAACCCGCGGTGTGGCGCTGTTCCATGATGTGAACGACAACCTGAAGCTGGTGGCTGAGTACAACCAGTTTTCCATTGACGGGCATGACACCCGTGCGCAGAACGAAGACACCGATACCTTTGCGGTGGGTGCGGTGTTGACCTGGTGA
- a CDS encoding LysR family transcriptional regulator, translating into MTPSLNSIMSRLHARHLRLLIELDEHRSLLGAAGSVGLTQPGASKALQEIETTFGTVLFNRTNRGLEPTAAGHCAIRYARVVQTDISNLRHDLDAILRGVGGRLAVGAIMGAVPLLMRAVSQLASIQPQMSFEIIEDTSQSLLAQIESGRLDMALCRTSVSNAPQLFASTFVQDETLAVIANVDHPLKHAQTVSLAELAESRWIVYRANMPMRVQLEREFHDAGLRFPLHLVETTSILATLSLLQDRPDFVALVSIDVARQCAMNQQVRMLPLTMGSVSDPYELVTRKGSQATPAMDKLSELLLQGGQPSSS; encoded by the coding sequence ATGACCCCGTCACTCAATTCGATCATGTCCAGGCTGCACGCCCGTCACCTGCGCCTGCTCATCGAGCTGGACGAGCACCGCTCGCTGCTGGGTGCGGCTGGCAGCGTCGGGCTTACCCAGCCCGGTGCCAGCAAGGCGCTGCAGGAAATCGAAACCACCTTCGGCACGGTGCTGTTCAACCGCACCAACCGCGGGCTGGAGCCCACTGCCGCCGGGCACTGCGCCATCCGCTACGCGCGCGTGGTGCAAACCGATATTTCCAACCTGCGCCATGACCTGGATGCCATCCTGCGCGGTGTGGGCGGCCGGCTGGCGGTGGGCGCCATCATGGGCGCCGTGCCCTTGCTGATGCGGGCCGTATCACAGCTGGCCAGTATCCAGCCGCAGATGTCGTTCGAGATCATCGAAGACACCAGCCAGTCGCTGCTGGCACAGATCGAAAGCGGCCGGCTGGACATGGCCCTGTGCCGCACCAGTGTCAGCAACGCGCCGCAGCTGTTTGCCAGCACCTTTGTCCAGGATGAGACGCTGGCGGTCATCGCCAATGTCGACCACCCGCTCAAACACGCCCAAACCGTCAGCCTTGCCGAGTTGGCCGAAAGCCGCTGGATCGTATACCGGGCCAACATGCCGATGCGCGTGCAACTGGAGCGTGAATTCCACGACGCCGGGCTGCGCTTCCCGCTGCACCTGGTTGAAACCACCTCGATCCTGGCGACCTTGTCGCTGCTGCAGGACCGCCCCGACTTTGTGGCGTTGGTGTCGATTGACGTGGCCCGGCAATGCGCGATGAACCAGCAAGTACGCATGCTGCCCCTGACCATGGGCTCGGTCAGCGACCCTTACGAGTTGGTCACTCGCAAAGGCAGCCAAGCGACACCGGCCATGGACAAACTTAGCGAGCTGCTTTTGCAGGGCGGACAGCCCAGTAGCAGTTAG
- the pstC gene encoding phosphate ABC transporter permease subunit PstC, whose protein sequence is MNTPFAIPDNPDSACQPPSAKDFLVDRTFRALARIGVVLVLALVFALVYEVGRKALPGIEKHGFDVLFGSVWDVNQGKYGILPAIWGTLYSAFIALLIAGFFGVSMAIFLTQDFLPAKLAAVFRTIVELLAAIPSVVYGLWGIYVVIPAIRPLTAWLNSELGWIPFFGTSLSGPGLLPAALVLAIMILPTIAAVSQDALTSVPMKTKQAAYGMGTTHWEAILKVMVPSAATGIFGSLVLGLGRALGETMALAMLVGNANTISLSLFAPANTLAALLALNFPEAGPNEVEVLMYAALVLMFITLLVNVLGSMIMLYAQRGNKQ, encoded by the coding sequence ATGAACACACCCTTTGCCATACCGGATAACCCCGATTCCGCGTGCCAGCCACCGTCTGCGAAAGACTTCCTGGTCGATCGCACCTTCCGTGCGCTTGCACGCATTGGTGTGGTGCTGGTACTGGCGCTGGTCTTCGCGCTGGTCTACGAAGTGGGCCGCAAGGCACTGCCCGGCATCGAAAAGCATGGCTTTGACGTGCTGTTCGGCAGCGTCTGGGACGTCAACCAAGGCAAGTACGGTATTCTGCCAGCGATCTGGGGCACGCTTTACAGTGCCTTCATCGCCCTGTTGATCGCCGGTTTCTTCGGCGTCAGCATGGCCATTTTCCTCACCCAGGATTTCCTTCCGGCCAAGCTCGCCGCAGTGTTCCGCACCATCGTCGAACTGCTCGCCGCCATCCCCAGCGTGGTCTACGGCCTGTGGGGCATCTACGTTGTCATCCCGGCGATTCGCCCGCTGACCGCCTGGTTGAACAGCGAGCTGGGCTGGATCCCGTTTTTCGGCACCTCCCTGAGCGGGCCCGGCCTGCTGCCTGCTGCGCTGGTACTGGCGATCATGATCCTGCCGACCATCGCTGCCGTTTCCCAGGATGCGCTGACCAGCGTACCGATGAAAACCAAGCAGGCTGCCTACGGCATGGGCACTACCCACTGGGAAGCCATCCTCAAGGTGATGGTGCCATCGGCTGCTACTGGCATCTTTGGTTCGCTGGTACTGGGCCTGGGCCGCGCGCTCGGTGAAACCATGGCACTGGCCATGCTGGTCGGCAACGCCAACACCATTTCCCTTTCCTTGTTCGCCCCGGCCAACACCCTGGCGGCGCTGCTGGCGCTGAACTTCCCGGAAGCCGGCCCGAACGAGGTCGAAGTGCTGATGTACGCGGCACTGGTCCTGATGTTCATCACTCTGCTGGTGAACGTGCTCGGCTCGATGATCATGCTCTACGCCCAGCGTGGTAACAAACAATGA
- a CDS encoding MFS transporter → MNTKYAQAELAPSGEAVASPNPFKKYQVITVSLLLVIGIINYVDRSALSIANTSIQRDMGITPSQMGILLSAFSLAYAFSQLPLGMIIDRLGSKISLGAALLGWSVAQTASGLINSFSAFIGLRVVLGIGEAPMFPSAAKALAEWFEAEKRGTPTGIVLSSTCIGPCLAPPLLTLLMITWGWRGMFIVTGVFGILVAACWFAFYKSKARYLAELPAEERERLLATQAHKQPVASARPSLRAQLAAWTELFRHKSTWGAVLGFMGVIYMLWLHLTWLPGYFEREHGLSLYQTAWVVSLAYVFGALGTIVAGRICDRLVKNGASVLGSRKRVVVTALFAAAAFTVPLSFGSGFMLSVALLCCALFSVNMASSTAWMIANTVVDSQRVASFGSIQNFGGYLAGSVAPIVTGFSIQQTGSFASAFLISAAVAAVAAMAYVLLLKQPVSADQ, encoded by the coding sequence ATGAATACCAAGTATGCGCAAGCCGAGCTTGCCCCCTCGGGGGAAGCGGTCGCCAGCCCGAACCCGTTCAAAAAGTACCAGGTCATCACCGTCAGCCTGTTGCTGGTGATCGGCATCATCAACTACGTCGACCGCAGTGCGCTGTCGATCGCCAATACGTCTATCCAGCGCGACATGGGCATCACGCCGTCGCAGATGGGCATTTTGCTGTCAGCGTTTTCCCTGGCGTATGCCTTCTCGCAGCTGCCGCTGGGCATGATCATCGACCGCCTGGGCAGCAAGATCTCGCTGGGGGCGGCACTGCTGGGCTGGTCAGTGGCGCAGACGGCCTCCGGCCTGATCAACAGTTTTTCCGCATTCATCGGCCTGAGGGTGGTGCTGGGGATTGGCGAAGCACCGATGTTCCCGTCGGCCGCGAAAGCCCTGGCGGAGTGGTTCGAGGCCGAAAAGCGCGGCACACCGACGGGCATCGTGCTGTCATCGACCTGCATCGGGCCATGCCTGGCGCCACCGTTGCTGACCCTGCTGATGATCACCTGGGGCTGGCGCGGCATGTTCATTGTCACCGGGGTATTCGGCATCCTGGTCGCCGCCTGCTGGTTTGCCTTCTACAAGAGCAAGGCGCGTTACCTGGCCGAGCTGCCTGCAGAGGAACGTGAGCGGCTGCTGGCGACACAGGCCCATAAACAGCCGGTGGCAAGCGCCAGGCCGAGCCTGCGGGCACAACTGGCGGCCTGGACCGAGCTGTTTCGCCACAAGAGCACCTGGGGCGCCGTACTGGGCTTCATGGGGGTGATCTACATGCTGTGGCTGCACCTTACCTGGCTGCCGGGCTACTTCGAACGTGAGCATGGCTTGAGCTTGTACCAGACGGCCTGGGTGGTATCGCTGGCCTATGTATTCGGCGCGTTGGGCACCATTGTCGCGGGCCGCATCTGCGACCGCCTGGTGAAGAACGGCGCCAGCGTGTTGGGTAGCCGCAAGCGGGTAGTGGTGACGGCGTTGTTCGCGGCGGCGGCATTCACCGTTCCCCTGTCGTTCGGCAGCGGCTTCATGCTCAGCGTGGCGCTGCTGTGCTGCGCGCTGTTCAGCGTGAATATGGCCAGCTCGACTGCCTGGATGATTGCCAACACTGTGGTCGATAGCCAGCGCGTGGCCTCGTTTGGCTCGATCCAGAACTTTGGTGGCTACCTGGCAGGCTCGGTGGCACCGATCGTGACCGGGTTCAGCATCCAGCAGACCGGGTCGTTTGCCTCGGCGTTCCTGATCAGTGCTGCGGTGGCGGCGGTGGCAGCGATGGCTTATGTGCTGCTGCTGAAGCAGCCGGTTTCTGCTGACCAGTGA
- a CDS encoding DUF2834 domain-containing protein translates to MGLRICALALLVLFSLYTGWTMQIAEQSLLAFGLTLLSRPDTAQVVIDLYLMAGLACVWMVRDNRMRGGKGISLLPYLLLTAVFVSAGPLLYLVNRGVAGVRQP, encoded by the coding sequence ATGGGCTTGCGTATCTGCGCGCTGGCGTTGCTGGTGCTGTTTTCGCTGTATACCGGCTGGACGATGCAGATTGCCGAGCAGTCGCTGCTGGCGTTCGGGCTAACGCTGCTGTCGCGGCCAGACACTGCTCAGGTGGTCATTGACCTGTATCTGATGGCGGGGCTGGCCTGCGTCTGGATGGTGAGGGACAACCGTATGCGGGGCGGGAAGGGGATATCGTTGCTGCCCTACCTGTTGCTGACGGCTGTGTTCGTTTCGGCGGGGCCGCTGTTGTATCTCGTCAACAGAGGCGTTGCCGGGGTGCGTCAGCCATGA
- the pstA gene encoding phosphate ABC transporter permease PstA has translation MTDLTTPVAALPSLQRKLEGRALRSVLLTTLAWLAALVASVPLISVLYMLITRGGARLSLEVFTELPPTGFEMGGGFGNAMAGTFVMVGIAAAIAVPVGILAAVFLAELGPDSKLANAARFAAKMLTGLPSILAGVFAYALVVMTTGTYSAPAGGVALAVLMLPIVVLTAEESMKMVPKIMKDAAYGMGCTRAQVIWKIVLPTGLPAILTGVMLAVARAAGETAPLLFTALFSNYWIYHDGSLAVMNPTASLAVLIYNFSGMPFDNQLELAWAASLVLVMIVLVINILSRVFGKPKY, from the coding sequence ATGACTGACTTGACGACCCCTGTAGCCGCATTGCCCAGCCTGCAACGCAAGCTGGAAGGCCGTGCCCTGCGCAGCGTGCTTTTGACCACCCTGGCATGGCTCGCGGCGCTGGTGGCCAGCGTGCCGCTGATTTCCGTGCTGTACATGCTGATCACCCGCGGCGGTGCACGCCTGAGTCTGGAAGTGTTCACCGAGCTGCCGCCGACCGGCTTCGAGATGGGTGGCGGTTTTGGTAACGCCATGGCCGGTACCTTCGTCATGGTCGGCATTGCCGCCGCCATCGCGGTACCGGTCGGTATCCTGGCAGCAGTGTTCCTGGCCGAACTCGGCCCCGACAGCAAGCTGGCCAACGCCGCGCGCTTTGCCGCCAAGATGCTCACCGGCCTGCCGTCGATCCTGGCCGGGGTGTTTGCCTACGCCCTGGTGGTGATGACCACCGGAACCTACTCGGCGCCGGCTGGCGGTGTGGCCTTGGCAGTACTGATGCTGCCGATCGTGGTGCTGACTGCTGAAGAGTCGATGAAGATGGTGCCCAAGATCATGAAAGACGCCGCTTACGGCATGGGCTGCACCCGTGCTCAGGTGATCTGGAAAATCGTCCTGCCCACCGGCCTGCCGGCGATCCTCACCGGCGTCATGCTGGCCGTGGCCCGCGCCGCTGGCGAAACCGCGCCGCTGCTGTTCACCGCATTGTTCAGCAACTACTGGATCTACCATGACGGCAGCCTGGCGGTCATGAACCCTACGGCTTCGCTCGCCGTACTGATTTACAACTTCTCCGGCATGCCATTCGACAACCAGCTCGAGCTCGCCTGGGCGGCCTCGCTGGTGCTGGTCATGATCGTGCTGGTCATCAACATTCTGAGCCGTGTCTTCGGCAAGCCCAAGTATTGA